In Arthrobacter citreus, a single genomic region encodes these proteins:
- the mobB gene encoding molybdopterin-guanine dinucleotide biosynthesis protein B, which produces MKKNYSILQIVGYQNSGKTTLTEKLIKKAKHDGLLAATIKHHGHGGAPDLELTSKDSVRHLNSGAIVSSVEGDGVLQLRTNLINWDLKKTLELYRFFSTDIIFIEGYKRENYSKVVLIRDEGDLHLLDSLTNIRCVISHVDIEESRLKDYQYFHLSDEENYIEFLMKGILIGNFIID; this is translated from the coding sequence ATGAAAAAGAACTATTCCATTTTGCAAATTGTAGGCTATCAAAACAGTGGGAAAACAACACTGACAGAAAAACTAATTAAAAAGGCAAAGCACGATGGATTATTAGCTGCTACGATCAAACATCATGGTCATGGTGGTGCACCTGATTTAGAATTAACTAGTAAAGATAGTGTTCGTCACTTGAACTCCGGAGCGATTGTTTCTAGTGTTGAAGGAGATGGTGTTTTACAATTAAGAACAAATTTAATTAATTGGGATTTAAAAAAGACACTTGAATTATATCGTTTTTTCTCGACGGATATTATTTTTATTGAAGGTTATAAAAGGGAAAATTATTCAAAAGTAGTATTAATAAGAGATGAGGGTGATCTACATTTACTCGATTCATTAACAAATATTAGATGTGTTATTAGCCATGTTGATATTGAAGAGAGTAGATTGAAAGATTATCAATATTTCCATCTTAGTGATGAAGAAAATTACATAGAGTTTTTGATGAAAGGAATTTTAATCGGTAATTTCATAATTGATTAA
- the modB gene encoding molybdate ABC transporter permease subunit, producing the protein MLEEFLIPLKISLKVTVVSGILVIILGTIAGRILSMKSFKGKTLLETILMLPLVLPPTVVGFLLLVIFGRQSFLGKMIEWFFKQPIVFTWWAAVIASIIVAFPLMYQSAKTGFQGVDNEIEEAARVCGASEWKVFFFISIPLSFKAIISGSILSVARVLGEFGATLMFAGNIPGKTQTVPTAIYLAIDSGNMKMAWLWVLSMVLISFIMLLVVQLKQK; encoded by the coding sequence TTGTTAGAAGAGTTTTTAATTCCCCTTAAGATATCCCTTAAGGTTACGGTTGTATCAGGGATTCTCGTTATTATTTTAGGGACGATAGCTGGAAGAATTCTCTCTATGAAATCCTTTAAAGGTAAGACACTATTAGAAACTATTCTAATGTTACCTTTAGTTCTGCCACCTACAGTTGTAGGATTTTTACTATTAGTCATTTTCGGAAGACAAAGCTTCCTTGGAAAAATGATAGAATGGTTCTTTAAACAACCAATTGTATTTACATGGTGGGCAGCTGTAATTGCTTCAATTATTGTAGCGTTTCCGCTAATGTATCAGTCTGCTAAAACCGGCTTTCAAGGTGTCGATAATGAAATTGAAGAGGCGGCTCGAGTGTGCGGTGCAAGTGAATGGAAAGTATTTTTCTTTATTTCAATACCGCTTTCATTCAAAGCCATTATTTCAGGAAGTATTTTAAGCGTTGCGAGAGTACTAGGTGAGTTTGGTGCTACACTCATGTTTGCAGGAAACATACCAGGAAAAACACAAACTGTCCCAACAGCAATTTATTTAGCAATAGATTCCGGAAATATGAAAATGGCTTGGCTATGGGTACTATCAATGGTGTTAATTTCGTTTATCATGCTATTAGTTGTACAGTTGAAACAGAAATGA
- a CDS encoding MOSC domain-containing protein, giving the protein MTNKIELVNLAVALPSKMQYGENKEMITGICKEGIEEVYLTKDGFKGDGVADLKHHGGPDRAVCVYSYEHYSLWEKEFNVKLPLSAFGENITVTNMLEKDVCIGDVYQIGDTIIQITQSRIPCDTITRRTNVALKRIVETGFTGYLCRVLKEGTIRKDSKIELIERQENRISVLYCNEIYFHNPKNVEGIKAILAVPELAEDWRNRLNKRLESLV; this is encoded by the coding sequence ATGACAAATAAAATTGAATTAGTTAACCTTGCAGTAGCGTTACCAAGTAAAATGCAATACGGCGAAAATAAAGAAATGATAACAGGGATCTGTAAAGAAGGCATTGAAGAAGTTTATTTAACGAAAGATGGCTTTAAAGGTGACGGAGTAGCAGATTTAAAACATCACGGTGGACCAGACCGAGCTGTCTGTGTATATTCATATGAACACTATTCTCTTTGGGAAAAAGAGTTTAATGTAAAACTACCACTTTCAGCATTCGGAGAAAATATCACGGTCACTAATATGCTAGAAAAGGATGTATGCATTGGAGATGTCTACCAAATTGGTGATACAATCATTCAAATTACACAAAGTAGAATCCCTTGTGACACAATAACAAGAAGAACAAACGTCGCACTTAAGAGAATCGTAGAAACAGGTTTTACAGGCTATTTATGCCGAGTATTAAAAGAAGGTACGATTAGAAAAGATTCAAAAATAGAATTAATTGAGAGACAAGAAAATAGAATTTCAGTTTTATATTGTAATGAGATCTATTTCCATAATCCTAAAAATGTTGAAGGAATTAAAGCTATATTAGCGGTTCCTGAGCTAGCTGAGGATTGGAGAAATAGATTGAATAAGCGATTAGAGAGTTTAGTTTAA
- a CDS encoding DinB family protein, which yields MSEINLIITYKNELQKYSMEQLRFKSEESVWSIGQMYDHLIVVANEYLDDMETCATLNEEQHLGKTEFGEHLYKIGGFPPIKIKLPDELNTPPNNSDSNEVLINRMDQVILRLSQWESKVNNINPNYKVKHGGFGWLNAKEWYELVFMHFRHHLRQKDELEQSLVKEQVF from the coding sequence TTGAGTGAGATTAATCTAATTATTACATACAAAAACGAACTTCAAAAATACTCTATGGAACAGCTAAGATTTAAATCTGAAGAATCGGTTTGGTCAATTGGACAAATGTATGATCATTTAATCGTTGTTGCCAATGAATATCTAGATGATATGGAAACTTGTGCCACCTTAAACGAAGAACAACATCTTGGGAAAACAGAGTTTGGTGAACATTTATATAAGATCGGTGGGTTCCCACCAATTAAAATTAAATTGCCGGATGAACTAAATACCCCACCTAATAATTCAGATAGCAATGAGGTACTGATCAATAGAATGGATCAAGTAATTTTAAGGTTAAGCCAATGGGAATCGAAAGTGAATAATATAAATCCAAATTACAAAGTCAAACATGGAGGGTTCGGTTGGCTGAATGCAAAGGAATGGTATGAACTAGTTTTTATGCATTTTCGTCATCACTTGCGACAAAAAGATGAGTTAGAACAAAGCCTAGTTAAAGAGCAGGTGTTTTAA
- a CDS encoding pentapeptide repeat-containing protein → MKIDTPNIPKELQSRNFHDIFYEEDPELGMCEITGSIFENESVDRVYLYKMVIKNSKFTNTDFRNISMSDVYFENCDLSNCNMTNASIHKVTFKNCKLVGANFTESSLGNVQFDNSVLNLSIFGNSKLEKVIFHDSILKSTDFYDCKFKKIDFNKCNIDGVNFDQTSLKGIDISSSTFNELTVSINNLHGCTVSSNQAVQFAALMGLKIKD, encoded by the coding sequence ATGAAAATCGATACACCTAATATTCCTAAAGAATTACAATCTAGAAATTTTCATGATATTTTTTATGAAGAAGACCCGGAATTGGGGATGTGTGAAATCACTGGGTCTATTTTTGAAAACGAATCCGTAGATAGAGTTTATTTATATAAAATGGTCATCAAGAATAGTAAATTCACCAATACAGATTTTAGAAATATAAGTATGTCAGATGTATATTTTGAAAACTGTGATCTGTCAAATTGCAATATGACCAATGCTTCCATTCATAAAGTTACCTTTAAGAATTGTAAGTTAGTAGGTGCAAATTTTACTGAATCTAGCCTTGGGAATGTCCAGTTTGACAACTCTGTTTTAAATTTATCTATATTTGGGAATTCAAAACTAGAAAAGGTAATTTTTCATGATTCTATTTTAAAAAGTACTGATTTTTATGATTGTAAATTCAAAAAAATTGATTTTAATAAATGTAATATTGATGGAGTAAACTTTGATCAAACTTCTCTTAAAGGGATTGATATTAGTTCTTCTACATTTAATGAATTAACAGTTTCAATAAATAATTTACATGGCTGTACAGTTTCTTCTAATCAAGCAGTTCAATTCGCAGCATTAATGGGATTAAAAATTAAAGATTAG